TACACTATATTAAGAGCACTCAATCCAGAAATAACCCAGTAATACTTGTCATAACGACCCTTGTTAATGTTGTCTGAAATCCAACCCTGTTTTCCCCCGCTTGAAGTAACGTTTTCTATCACGCTGAATACAAAACTAGATACCAAGTTTCCTGCAGCCATTCCCAGTCCAGAAAGAGAAGTAGCAACGCTCGACATACTCTTTGGAAATTCTGTGTAATAAAACTCATTTTGGCCTATTGCATTGAATGCTTCCGCAATGCCACCCAAGATAAGTTGTGGGAAAATCCACATTGCAGACATATGCAGAATCGCATGCCCGTTATTAAGATATCCCTCTTCGATTGCTCTTTTTCGCCTTGTAGTCTCTACGATTGCTGAAACTACCAGAtgaacaaaagagaaaactaATCCAACTCCCATTCTTCTCTTTGCATTTATCCTCACTGGTTTCCCTCTTATCTTTGATGCTACAGGAAGAATGACTCGGTCATACAGAGCTATCCATACAAATATTGAAAGCACCAAGATTACACTGAAAGAACCGGGTGGCACTTGAAAGTGTGAGGTGATATGTCTGTTCAAGGATTTAGCTTGCAGTAACCCAAATGAGCCTCCAATGTTCACTGACATCATGATCCCTGTAGACCACAATGGAACCACTCTAATAATGGCTTTTAGTTCCTCTACTTGATCTACTGTGCAGAGTCTCCATGGATTTGATGCTGAACCATCAGAGGCGATATCCAGTTCCGGATTTCTTATAACGCAAGCTTTGTTCAGAAAACTGGACAGTAAAACATGAGATGAAGTTAAGTGTTTCATGATGCACAGGATATGCAAAAGATTACGAAAGTAGATGATAATTTGATGTTACCTTAGTTTATCAGTTGGAACAACGAGATCCGAGTCCTTCTTACGGTGGTAAAGTTCAGGGGAGTTCGTAGGTGGTAATGAAAGCTTTCTGTTCTTGTAGGCAACAGTGATCACTTGCGCAAATCCAGTGAACAAGCTGGATTTTACTTTGTTCTTTACGTAAAGTGGAGAGgcaaggaggaagaagatggtaGATAAAAGCATGAGTGCTGCTGGAACTCCATAACCCACTTTCCATCCGACACTATCTTGGATGTAAACAATTACGGTGAGTCCAATGATGACAGAAATAGCAGCAAAAGCATAGTACCAGCTGAAGAATGTCTCCATAGCCCTCTGGTTGTTGGGGTTATCCTTTCTGTTGACCTGGTCTGCACCGAATGCCAAGGAACATGCTAGACCACCCTTTCCAATCGACGTGAGTGCAAGGGCCGAGATTAACATTGCCATTTGACCTCCTGTTGCCGATTTACAGCCTTCAGAATCATGGCTGCAAGGTGGAGGCCGTGCCTGTGGGATCATAGCTGTTAACCACAGCAGCGACATTCCCTGtggccaaagaaaaagaaagaaatcgTTTTAAgacttttctctctttctcataAATCATTGTCATCATCCAATTCTGAACAGCAGAAAAGGTTTATGTTCCAAGAGATTCGAACAGAATCAGAGGGTTTAACAATTGACCTTAAGGAATCGTATAGTATTCTGTAATAACTAATTTCATTCCCATCTTAAAAGTGACGAGCTTTGCCTTCTCTTTCAGAAAATGCCCAAAAAAACATATCTTGTGAATATTTCTTTCCACTGTCATTTTTAAGATCTAGAACCCTTTTGTAGAACAGCtttctaattcttttctcaGGAATCTGCTCACTCGTGTTCAGTACTCTCATATTGCAGAATTAAATAGCAAGCTCCAGAAAtgaattattaaagtaaaaacattagaagaaaaacaatacCAGAAAACAGATGACAGAACCCAACGCAACAGTGAGGAATCGACCCAGATAAGAATCAGCAACGAAAGCACCCACCACAGGGGTGAAATTGCTGGTAGCAGATGACAAGAGAAGTATCTGAGTTGCTTTGGCAAGGTGAAGCTTGTAACTTCCCATCAAGTACTGTATCATGTTGGGCAAAAGGCCCAAACTTGCCATACTAGCAAGTGCCTCATTTGCTGCCATATCAACCAAAGAACCATTGAATGAAAGGAAACAAAATCAAGTATTGTAAATGAGCAACTAAGTATACTTTATTGCACCCACCGATGATGAAAGGCATGGTCACAAGACCACCCTTGCGCCTCTGTGGCTGTGAAATGTGTTGGGTAGACAACTCCCCTTCAAGGGAACCAAGTTCCACTTCCTTGTCCATTCTCCTTAATCGCTACAAAACACACGACCAAGTGACCAACAACTTAACTAATAATGTTCATTCATAGCATATATATGGAGTGATGTCAGTGCTTGCGAATTCTCGCTCAATCAGAGATCAATTTGCGTGTTCATATGGCCACTGTCTCCATGCATATCTGGAATCAACTCTCTCCGTCTCTCACCATTCTTAGCTACTTacagtaaatatatatatcgCACAATAATATATGTTAGAATTATAGAACCACTGAACATGTTCATCATATGCTGTGACTCACGAGTCAAATGCTTCAATTATTGTAATCACCTTTTCTATTTACgacaacaaaatataataaaaaactaattcaGGTTCCCTGCTTCAATTGCTTCATGTTCACACTTACAGCTCTactgttgtttttttatttctctaaaatCACACGCTTTAAGTATAAAGGACGGAAGTTGAGGAGTTTAAACTGTTGGGTAACTTTTGTAAACAGATAAAAGAGCAAAGATActaaaaaataacatgtaaCATGATTGGTAGTTCCTATGACAGTTGTGTAGAGATGAATATATTTGGTACATATCAATGTTTAATCTGATCCGTAATTATAAAAAGTAcaagcattaaaaaaataattaaaagtgataaactttagagataaaaacaaaaatgatgtgaaatttgagtaataatagttatatttagtcactaaaaaaacaaaacacaattagTGAAACACAATTAGTGACAGAGACTATTGATTACTGAGTTTGAAAGCCGACTGGTTTGTCTTGCATTCACACATGTGACCGTTCACATTTAAAATCCCACATCGACTTTAAATCACACTTCTTTCTATTCGCTAGTTTGAATGTAGATCACTGTCGttttgatgattgtgacacgTTACATTTTTTCCGAAAAAGTTGACACTGATCCccatttttatacttttataattaatcacGTGAATCcagaaatgaaaaatgttaaagaTATTGTCAGACACTTTTAcagtcataaaaatataaattttttattttgtaaattaaaagaaaaaaataaataaaaataatattaaataaatataaaaaatttaaatgtgtcaaaaaaatcatttttcatattgGATTTGCTGTTCTCGTGACAATTTAGTTTTccatacaaattataataattaagttcattaaagatcataattttaataatccAATCCTGATATGAAAAGAGACtaatattgtaatataattttattttcaaagttttttaaaaataaaataaatatttaaactattttaaacttaaactcttaaataatacaaaattatcttatattaGAAGTATAATTCTGTGAACGAAATTATCGAATGGAACAACACcacaaaatttgtaatattagtGGTAATAGAGAAATATTGCATGTTTCACAGGTCCACTTCTCCACAACTTTTATGGGTGTGTGTTCACACTTGAACAATTTCTGATGtatgaaaaaaggaaaaaaaaaataagtgacaATACAAGTTGGTAAAGTCATTGTAATTCAATCCAAAATGAAAGCGAAATTCAAATCAATCATGTAGAAGAAACGCAGAAGTAACTAACTATATCATCCTATCTACCTATATCAATTctattaactaattaaatattatatttttcaaatatatttcaagtCTAACTGAATCCACATaatcaatttgtaaaataaaatttatattcatttataaatatgaattcaCTTTATTTCGAATAAAAGTGAAACTTCCAATAAATTATCCCACGTAATAAATTctctaattttataataattatttaaaaaataatataacccTATTAATTAGCTGTACAGagcaattttattatatatcaatattaaaCTCTATACACAAACTTTCATGATTAGATAAAGACTCACATGTATGTATACCACTTACTCAAAAGGGTGGCAAAGGTGTCGTGGTTAGCTAATCTTAAGGATTATGctgaaaaagttgaaaattgatATGTTGTAAATCaagttaattaagaaaatattttaattttatattattttaataataaaaaaatgtaacaaatttttttaaaattaaattagacttacAGATCTATTCTCATACTAGTTATtggtttttcttaattttagtaaaagtgTATTAACATCAACTAAAATTTATACAAGTGAAAATAAACGTTATTCTAATGAATTAATattgtgaaattaaatttctattgttttttcctagttttataaatatttgttttttacactaaaagttaacaataataaaagttgTTGCATCAATGTATTCTCTATAAAATAATAGGTAGAGAGCTGAAAGAAGATTAGTGTAGGCTGAAGTTTAGTGAAAAAGCAGGCCAAGGCCCAAATGAAAAGGATGTTGTAGAAATAGGAGGCCCATGTTTGTGGTTTGGGCTTGGGATGATGTAATGTGCATCGTCATGATGATGAAAGAGTGAGGTGGAGTTGAAGGACATGGGCATATGGGTGCACTTGAGTATATACTGTAATGGAGAAAGTGGTCCATCAGCCACGCCACATCCATCCACATGAATGTCTGCCATAACCTTCTGACAACACCTTCTTTGCTTTTCAATTCAATCACTATTCTTTCCCACCATACAAACCTTCTCCctacaaaacaacaacattaaaTGTCTCTGCATACATCCTCCAAATCccacaattacaaattttcaacaaaaaaaattaaaaaataaaataaatatataacatatctttttctaagaaaaaaaaaagacatcaaCCCAAtacctaaatattttaaattatacttaataccgcttttggtccctagtttgggaggatctgttcaatatggtcctacctttttttttccataacaaTCGATCCCaccttttaaaaaaactgttcaattgagtcttttttgttcatagtggtctcatattcaagtttaaattgtttattatagtccttattgtatatgatgatgacatgatttttaacataacattatgtcaggactgttaaaataacatttggataggtgaatacatgaaagaacttattgacgtcgtaaccagcaccgttagaaaattgacgtcgtaacaaaaaaggagtcaattgaacagttttttcaaaaagtgagatcaattgttactaaaaaaaggtaggactatattgaacaaaacctcccaaactagggaccaaaagcggtattaagcctttaaaTTAAGagtgatataatatatatgtgagTTATATCTAATATCTTCTTAATAAATTcacttgaaaggaaaaataaaaatacatcatACTCCTATAAATTCACTTCCTTCTATATACTCAAACTTTAACTTCTACATGCATGTCTCCATGCAAATTTGTCataagtatatattattaaaggaGCATGCTATCGTTTAGATAAGcttgaaaattacaaaaagatgGTGGAACTGCATAAACTAAATAGATGTATTTTGGAAAGTCAGTCCTGCTACTGATATGTTTCAACTAATgttaattaacaaattaaaactgtgatttacttaataaaactataattttatttagggTTGTATTATTTACGCAACTTACAGTTTTacaacattgtttttttttgttcataatATCACACACatacatttcttttcttttattcctatGTACATGCATTAAGTTTGTAGACATTTTTGTACAAACAAAGTGTATTATTCATTTGTTGAGATCATCGTATTTTGTCTATATAATCAGTTGTAAATTCCCGATTGAAAGCcataaaaaatgagtttttcaatattatttgcACGACATTTTAAACAAGAACAAGGCATTTCTATAATTACagtacttatatatatatatatatatatatatatatatatggaaacaactttttttcttacaattttttgacaatgtatacgtgttagtttgtgattggtccatttcaaatattttttcagaataaattcaaacagaccaataaaataatggcacgtgtcctgttgtaaaaaagttgttaaaatatcatagtcatatatatatatatatatatatatttatatatttctccATGTCGCAGAAAGCTAAGAAAAAGTTAGGACACCCTGGGAGAATATACTACATGTCTGACGGGAGTTGTTAAAAGAGCATTTGCTGAGGGAATATAATCTCGtcttcattaatattttataaagcaaTACTATTTCTGTGTCTCTGagtattgtaatttaaataaacaaaggAAATTAGTGATATAACAGAAAATTTCAGGTGGATCATCATAATGCATATTTAGAAGAACGAAGATGTTTGAATACGAAATCCTCCTACCTAGATcatgttatattatataatctCATCCacaaatattaatatgtttaaaatcCTCTGCCGTATATGCGGGTGCCCCAGTCATTTTGGCTCACAACATCTTCGGTACAAGACACAGGCACCAAACATAACCCTCTACTCTTCAACTCCTTTGCTTTATCTTCACCTTCCTGCacataataatcaaattaatatatcttattttcatgataaattaactaaattattcaTATTCAGATCAACCATGCAAAGTTTCTCAGTTAATTTCTACATTCATTTTCCATTCTCTGCACTGGACGTCATAAGAATATATTCATCTCCAATATCCAAGCATCAACCAGTAAAAAGAGTATACTAAACTTGTTCTTTTACGTACCTGGTTTGTAGCTCCTTTTCTTTTACGGCCATTATTCTCTTTCAACAGCTAGATGGGAAtagaaaagagggaaaaaagtgtcaatgagttaaatgatgtaATGAAAAACTGAGAAATCTCCTTGTTTCAACTTTATATTCTTTGTACAAacaaata
This DNA window, taken from Vigna radiata var. radiata cultivar VC1973A chromosome 5, Vradiata_ver6, whole genome shotgun sequence, encodes the following:
- the LOC106762628 gene encoding protein NRT1/ PTR FAMILY 1.2, translating into MDKEVELGSLEGELSTQHISQPQRRKGGLVTMPFIIANEALASMASLGLLPNMIQYLMGSYKLHLAKATQILLLSSATSNFTPVVGAFVADSYLGRFLTVALGSVICFLGMSLLWLTAMIPQARPPPCSHDSEGCKSATGGQMAMLISALALTSIGKGGLACSLAFGADQVNRKDNPNNQRAMETFFSWYYAFAAISVIIGLTVIVYIQDSVGWKVGYGVPAALMLLSTIFFLLASPLYVKNKVKSSLFTGFAQVITVAYKNRKLSLPPTNSPELYHRKKDSDLVVPTDKLSFLNKACVIRNPELDIASDGSASNPWRLCTVDQVEELKAIIRVVPLWSTGIMMSVNIGGSFGLLQAKSLNRHITSHFQVPPGSFSVILVLSIFVWIALYDRVILPVASKIRGKPVRINAKRRMGVGLVFSFVHLVVSAIVETTRRKRAIEEGYLNNGHAILHMSAMWIFPQLILGGIAEAFNAIGQNEFYYTEFPKSMSSVATSLSGLGMAAGNLVSSFVFSVIENVTSSGGKQGWISDNINKGRYDKYYWVISGLSALNIVYYLLCSWAYGPTVDELRKVGEENGSSMEEEASTELRNGGQFHKDFNNSKENGSKD